In the genome of Drosophila pseudoobscura strain MV-25-SWS-2005 chromosome 3, UCI_Dpse_MV25, whole genome shotgun sequence, one region contains:
- the tomboy40 gene encoding mitochondrial import receptor subunit TOM40 homolog 1 has protein sequence MVFASGGRQPPPPPSPPLSPPSSYQSWQKPSAPKPESLENPGTVEELFNKVRETQPNCFEGAKIMLNKALSNHFQMSHTIHINNTSPSYHFQSIYAGTQKHTATEAYPVLLADLDGQGNLNCNVIHQVSKRLRCKIGADFQPGAQNTPNQATADYRGDDCTFSLTMASPGLATRCGMIVASLLQSVAPRWAVGAELAYQCGYNVPGGQNAIVSMVGRYDNGQSMSCAKIGPTGIHLGHYRKCSDQLQIGLEVETCLRTMASVATIAYQSKIQKGDVQFRASLDTGWRVCGELEKRLQHSPFTFLLSGCMMHKTGQFKMGAGVIIG, from the coding sequence ATGGTGTTTGCATCGGGTGGTCGccagccgccaccgccgccgtcgccgccactTTCTCCTCCTTCATCGTACCAGTCCTGGCAGAAGCCGTCCGCGCCGAAGCCCGAGTCCCTGGAGAATCCCGGTACGGTGGAGGAGCTGTTCAACAAGGTGCGCGAGACACAGCCGAACTGCTTCGAGGGCGCCAAGATAATGCTGAACAAGGCGCTGAGCAACCACTTCCAGATGTCCCACACGATCCACATAAACAACACGTCGCCCAGCTACCACTTCCAGAGCATCTACGCGGGCACCCAGAAGCACACCGCCACCGAAGCGTACCCCGTGCTGCTGGCCGACCTCGACGGACAGGGCAATCTCAACTGCAACGTCATCCATCAGGTCTCGAAGCGATTGCGCTGCAAGATCGGCGCCGACTTCCAGCCGGGCGCTCAGAACACGCCCAACCAGGCGACGGCCGACTACCGCGGCGACGACTGTACGTTCTCGCTGACTATGGCCTCGCCCGGACTCGCCACTCGCTGCGGCATGATCGTGGCCAGCCTCCTCCAGTCCGTGGCCCCCCGCTGGGCCGTCGGCGCGGAGTTGGCCTACCAGTGCGGCTACAATGTGCCGGGCGGCCAGAACGCCATCGTCTCGATGGTGGGTCGCTACGACAACGGCCAGTCGATGTCCTGCGCCAAAATCGGGCCGACGGGCATCCATCTGGGGCACTATCGGAAGTGCAGCGACCAGCTGCAGATCGGACTCGAGGTGGAGACCTGTCTGCGCACGATGGCCTCGGTGGCAACGATCGCCTATCAGTCGAAGATCCAAAAGGGGGACGTTCAGTTCCGCGCCAGCCTCGACACCGGCTGGCGCGTCTGCGGGGAGCTCGAGAAGCGGCTGCAGCACTCCCCCTTCACGTTTCTGCTCTCTGGTTGCATGATGCACAAAACGGGCCAATTTAAAATGGGAGCTGGGGTGATCattggctga